The Salvia splendens isolate huo1 chromosome 21, SspV2, whole genome shotgun sequence genome includes a window with the following:
- the LOC121785175 gene encoding signal transducer and activator of transcription C-like, which translates to MAKKRKSEASRLDEVDRGMYTTFCSAANSLSQLYTHAMHQQRLSFQAGERHSLEKLYNWISRQQEQGVRVMGGDILAYLQNELDYGTEEPPPSHRQQQAQPQPHPQQQPNNLMQLPQTGVPISSNAFGPATTGQGLRAGNLDQSKNYVFSNALSSPVRRTLQHYHLSQGGFSSNNATRSNENSNNQNRDTNPLSSNDTLMDMHSDSPGHDSPY; encoded by the exons ATGGCGAAGAAGAGGAAATCCGAAGCGTCGCGCCTCGACGAGGTCGATCGAGGGATGTACACCACTTTCTGCAGCGCGGCCAACTCCCTCTCCCAGCTCTACACCCACGCGATGCACCAGCAGCGCCTCTCCTTTCAAGCCGGCGAACGCCACTCGCTG GAAAAGCTTTACAATTGGATTTCAAGGCAGCAAGAGCAAGGGGTTAGAGTGATGGGTGGCGACATACTCGCATATCTGCAG AACGAACTTGATTATGGAACAGAAGAACCTCCCCCGTCCCATAGGCAGCAGCAAGCGCAGCCGCAACCTCACCCTCAACAACAGCCTAATAATTTAATGCAGTTGCCTCAAACAGGAGTTCCCATATCTTCTAATGCATTTGGTCCTGCAACTACTGGACAGGGACTTCGAGCAGGAAATTTAGATCAAAGTAAGAATTATGTGTTTTCAAATGCTCTCTCTAGTCCAGTGCGTCGCACTCTCCAGCACTATCACTTATCACAAGGTGGTTTCTCCTCGAACAATGCCACAAGGAGCAATGAGAACAGCAACAACCAAAACAGAGACACCAACCCTCTCAGCTCCAACGACACTTTAATGGATATGCACTCTGATAGTCCAGGTCATGACTCTCCTTACTGA